A window of Gemmatimonadota bacterium genomic DNA:
GGTGGTTGGCCAGCGCGCGGGCCATGGAGACCCGCTGCTGCTCACCCCCGGAGAGTTCCGCCGGCCTGTGGTCCGCACGGTCCGAAAGGCCGACGGCCTCCAGGAGTTCGCTCGCGCGCGAGGCGGCTTCACCCGCGCGCATGCCGGCAATCCTGCAAGGCAACGACACATTCTCCCGAGCGGAGAAATCCGGAAGCAGGTGGTGAAACTGAAAGACGAAACCGATCCGGCGATTTCGTATCGCGGCAAGATCCGGCTCGGCCATGTCCCACAGAGACTGTCCATCCAGGCGAACCTCGCCTTCGTCCGGTCGATCCAGCCCACCGAGCGCGTGCAGGAGTGTGCTCTTGCCTGAACCCGATGGCCCGACCACCGCGACAATCTCCGCAGGCCGAACGCGCAGGTCCACTCCCCGCAGGACACGCAGCATCCCCTCGCCCGAGGCGAAGTTTCGCCTGACACCACGCGCCTCCATGACCATTGCAGCGCTACTCATAACGGATCGCCTCCGCCGGAACGAGTCGGGAGGCCCGCCACGACGGGTAGAGAGCAGAAAGCACCGAAACCGCAAATGCCAGCATCGCGACGATCACGAGATCACCCCACCAAAGCTCCACCGGAAGCGTCTCGATGAAGTACACATCGCCCGGAAGCGTGAGGCGGTACCGGTCCAGCCCCGCGCAAGCCAGCCAACCGGTCAGGCAGCCCAGAACCGTCCCTGTCCCGCCGATGGCCGCTCCTTCGAGAACGAACAGACGACGGATGGACCGCCGCGCCATGCCGACCGCCATGAGAACGCCGATCTCCCGTGTCTTCTCCAGCACGATCATGATGAGGGTGGACGCAATCAGAAAGGACGCCACCACGAGGATCACACCGAACAGCAGATATCCGACGATCTTCTCGATCCGCATCCACAGGAAGAGCTGGCGGTTCTGCCGGATCCAGTCGTTCGCCCAGAGTGGCGGGTCGGCAATCTCCGAGACAATGCGCTCGCCGATTGCCGGCGCGTCGTCCATGTCGGTCACACGCACGAGGATTCCGGTCGCGCGGCCCGCCGAGTCCAGCGCTTCCGCCGCGCTCTCAATGGAGGTGAGCGCCAGGGCTGAGTCGTATTCGTGCATTCCGGACTCGAAGAGACCGGTGACCACAAATGAGCGCATCCGCGGAATCCCGCGCCTGCGAACGGTCGGCACCATGACCGAGACGGTCTCGCCGATTCCGGCACGCAAGGAGGCCGCAAGACCCACTCCCAGAACGATTCCCGGAAGTTCGTCCAGGTCGGTTTCCGCTCGTCGCCCGAGTTCCGCGTTCTCGGGGAAAATGCTGCCCGGCACTTCCGTCACGAGGCTCTCCGCCGCGCGATCCATCCCGCGAAGGACCGCGCCTTCGGCCTCTCTGGCCGTCGAGATCATCACCTTTCCGTACACGAAAGGAACCGCCGCGACCACTCCCTCTACCTCCTCCACCGCAGAGACCACGACTTCCGGCGACTCGATTCCCCGCTCCTCCGGATCCAGCAGCACGACATGAGCATTGGTTCCTACGATTCGTCCGCGCACTTCCTTGCTGAAGCCGTTCATCACCCCGAGGACCACAATAGCCGAAGCCACCCCCACGACCACGCCGCCCACCGCAAGGAGGCTGATCAGCGAGCGAAACCGTGACCGCCCCCGGGCACGAAGATATCGCGACGCGACGAACCACTCGACGCTCATTCTTCCCCCTTCTCCGGACGCATCTGCGGGAAAAGAATGACCTCTCGAATCTGGTCCGCCCCGGAGAGAATCATGGCCAGCCGATCAATGCCCAGGCCCAGCCCGGAGGCCGGTGGCATCCCGTGTTCCAGCGCGCATAGGAACGGCTCGTCGAGCACCATCGTGTCCTCATCGCGTCGGGCGCGCTTCAGTTGATCCTCAAACCGGGCGCGCTGCTCCTGAGGGTCGTTCAGCTCAGAGAAACCGTTCCCGACCTCCATCCCGCACACAATGGGTTCGTATCGTTCCACCAGATGCGGCGAACCCGGCTTCCCCTTCGCCAGAGGCGACATGAGCTTCGGGTGATCGATCACAAAGGTCGGATCCAGCAGTTCAGGCTGCACAATCCGGGAGAAGAGGTCGTCCAGCATCACCGCGGCGGTAGGGTCTCCCTCATACTCGATTCCGTGCGCCTGGCAGGCTTCCCGGATCGGCCCTTCCTCCAGCGAGGAGAGATCCCGCCCTGCCGCCTCCGAGAGAATGGTCAGATACGACACGCGCTCCCACGGCCTCCCGAAGTCCAGCGTGCGACCGCCCCATTCCACCACGGTACTTCCACACGCGGCCTCGGCTCCGGCCGCCACGAGTTCTTCCACCAGCGACATCCCGTCCTCGTAGTTCCCATAAGCCTGATACGCTTCCAGTTGCGTAAACTCGGGCTGGTGTGTGCGGTCCATGCCTTCGTTTCGGAAGTCCTTGCCAAACTCATAGACGCGGTCCAACCCGCCCACGAGACATCGCTTCAGATAGAGTTCATCCGCGATTCGCAGGTACAGCGTGACGCCCAGCGCGTTGTGCTCCGTCCGGAACGGCCGTGCATTGGCTCCGCCATAGAGCGGCTGGAGTACCGGCGTCTCCACTTCCAGAAAGTCCTTCGCGTCCAGCACACGCCGCATGGCCGAGATCATTCGTGAGCGCGCCCGAAAGACGACGCGTGCCTCTTCGTTCATGGCAAGATCCAGGTATCGCTGACGGAACCGTATCTCCTTGTCCCGGACACCATGCCACTTCTCCGGCAGCGGCCTTTGTGCCTTTGCAAGGAAGCGCCAGCTTTCCACCTGAACGGTGGCCTCTCCGGTACGCGTGCGAAACATCGTCCCGGCGATTCCGGCGAAGTCCCCAATGTCGAGCAGGCTCATCAGCGCATAAGGCTCCTCGCCTACCGCGTCCTTTCGACAGTACGCCTGAATGCGCCCGTCCCGGTCCTGCAAGTGCAGGAAGGTGGCCTTGCCCATCTTTCGGCGCGACATCACCCGCCCCGCGATCCGCACGGGAACCCCTTCTCCTTCCGCTTCAAACGCACTCACCGCCTGCGTGGAAGTGTGCGTGATGTCATATCCACCGGGATAAGGGTCCACGCCCGCTTCTTCGAGACGGCGCCGCTTGTCAAGGCGCGCAAGCACCTGATCGCTTTCGGAACTCATTGGCGCGGCTCCCGGCGCATCGGTCATGAGTGACCCTCCTGCTCCCCGGCCGCCACTCCAGTCCCGACTCCCTGCAGAAGTGCCGCCTCAATGAACATATCAATATCTCCGTTCATGACCGCCTGAACATTGCCGGTCTCCACCTTCAGCCGATGGTCCTTCACCATCGTATACGGCTGAAACACATAGGACCGAATCTGATTGCCCCACGAAATCTCACCCTTGGCGTCTTCGATTTCCCGGCGCTTTCGATCGTCCTCTTCCTTCGCCAGCGCATACAGGCGTGACTTGAGAATATGCATCGCCATCTCGCGATTCCGGTGCTGGGAACGCTCCGCCTGGCAAGTCACCACGGTGTTCGTGGGAAGATGCGTGATGCGGACCGCGGAATCGGTCTTGTTCACATGCTGCCCGCCCGCACCGCTGGCGCGGTAGGTGTCCCACTTCAGATCCTGATCGTTGATCTCCACCGCTACTTCTTCGTCGGCCTCGGGATAGACATACACCGAGGCGAACGAGGTATGCCGACGGCTCTGCGCATCGAAGGGCGAGATCCTCACCAGTCGATGCACGCCTCTTTCCACCTTCATGTAACCAAATGCATAATCTCCGCGGATGATGGCCGAAGCGCTCTTTAGCCCTGCTTCTTCCCCGGGCGACTGATCCACGATTTCCACCTCGAATCCCCTTCGCTCTGCCCAGCGCAGATACATCCGGAAGAGCATCTCAGCCCAGTCCTGGCTGTCCACACCACCCGCACCGGGATGGACGGTCAGGATGCCATCTCTTCGATCGTCCTCGTCCCGGAAGAGACTGCGGACTTCCAGCGCCTTGAGATCTTCCTCGAGCGCCACCGCGCCTTCGGCCGCTTCTCTCTCGGAGTCCTGATCCGCTTCTTCTCTTGCCATCTCCAGAAGAAGTTCCAACTCCTCGCACCGCGACGCCACTGAGGTCAACTGCTCCACCCAGTTGCGTTCGCGCTTCATCTCTCGAAGAAGCCGCTGCGCCTTGGCGGAGTCGTTCCAGAATCCCTCCGCCGAAGTCTGCTCCTCCAGTTTGGCAATCCTCTTCTCCCGCGTGGGGAGGTCAAAGAAACCCCCGAAGGTCGGCGATTCGTTTCTGAAACCCTTCCAGCGTCTTCCCCAGATCGTCGTGCATTCCTGATCCTCCCTCCGGATCTGCTCTCACCGTCTGCAACCGCGCGGGATACTAGTCTCAAATGGCCTTTTCGTCGCGCCTCAGCTTTCGTAGAAACTCTTCCACTCCTGCGGCAAGATCCTCCACGGACCCGTGGTTTGCAAGCACATGATCCGCCCGGGACGCGCGCTCGGCGTCCTCCGCCTGCGCTTCCATTCTCTGAAGAGCCTCCGCCCTGCTCATTCCCCGGTCTTCCAGTCGTTGGAGACGGATCGAAGCCTCGGCCTCCACCACAAGCAGGAAGTCCACCGGGTAGGGTGGCCTCGCTTCCACAAGGAGTGCGGCGTCCACGACCGCAAGACCCGCGAAACCGGCCGCACGCCATTCCGCAAGCGATTCTTCCACCACGCCCCGCACTACCGGGTGCACGATCTCCTCCAGCACACGCCGACTCTCCTCATCCGGAAACACCCTTGCGGCCAGGCGGGCCCGATCGACCGAACCGTCCCCCGCCATCACCTCCGGGCCGAAGCGTGCCAGGACGCGCTCGCAGACCTCTCCGCCCGCATAGAGCTCGCGCACGATCTCGTCCGCATCCAGTACGCGCGCACCACGCGCCGCGAGAAGCGCCGCGACGGTGCTCTTCCCCGCCCCGATGCCACCGGTAACGCCCACGACGCACATCCGATCTCCGGTGCCCATGCTAGTGTGCCTCGCTCCAGTTCTGTCCGTGCCCCGTTTCCACAAGCAGTGGAACCTCCAGCTCCATGGCACCCTCCATGGCCGGGATCGCCACCTTGCAAAGCGCGTCCACTTCGTCCCGTGGAACATTGAACACCAGTTCATCATGCACGGTCAGGAGAATGCGAGAGCGCAGTCCCGCCTCACGGATCCCCGTCGCGACGCGCACCATTGCGATCTTCATGATGTCCGCTGCCGTCCCCTGAATGGGCGTGTTCACCGCAATCCTCTCGCCGAAGGAGCGCAGACGCGGATCCGACGACGCGATCTCGGGCACAGGTCGCCGCCGCCCACTCAGCGTCTCCACGAAGAGGTCCTGGCGCGCTCGCTCGCGAGCTTCCCGGATGAACGCGTCCACTCCCGGATAGCGTTGGAAGTACGCCTTGATGAAGCCGCCCGCTTCCTTTCGGGCAATGCCCAGCTGACCCGCGAGATTGCCGGCGCCCATCCCGTAGAGCACACCAAAGTTGATGGTCTTCGCTCTCCCCCGCTGTTCGCCGGTGACCTCCTCTTCCGGCACATCGAACACAAGCGCGGCCGTGGCGCGGTGAATGTCACGGCCCTCGCGGAACGCCTGGATCAGCGTGTCGTCTTGAGCCATGTGTGCCAGGATGCGCAGCTCAATCTGCGAATAGTCCGCGGAGAGAAGGACACTCTCCGAGTCCAGTGGAACGAACGCGCGCCGGATCGAGCGGCCTTCTTTCGTCCGAACCGGCACATTCTGCAGGTTCGGATTCGATGAAGACAGC
This region includes:
- the coaE gene encoding dephospho-CoA kinase (Dephospho-CoA kinase (CoaE) performs the final step in coenzyme A biosynthesis.) — translated: MGTGDRMCVVGVTGGIGAGKSTVAALLAARGARVLDADEIVRELYAGGEVCERVLARFGPEVMAGDGSVDRARLAARVFPDEESRRVLEEIVHPVVRGVVEESLAEWRAAGFAGLAVVDAALLVEARPPYPVDFLLVVEAEASIRLQRLEDRGMSRAEALQRMEAQAEDAERASRADHVLANHGSVEDLAAGVEEFLRKLRRDEKAI
- the lysS gene encoding lysine--tRNA ligase gives rise to the protein MTDAPGAAPMSSESDQVLARLDKRRRLEEAGVDPYPGGYDITHTSTQAVSAFEAEGEGVPVRIAGRVMSRRKMGKATFLHLQDRDGRIQAYCRKDAVGEEPYALMSLLDIGDFAGIAGTMFRTRTGEATVQVESWRFLAKAQRPLPEKWHGVRDKEIRFRQRYLDLAMNEEARVVFRARSRMISAMRRVLDAKDFLEVETPVLQPLYGGANARPFRTEHNALGVTLYLRIADELYLKRCLVGGLDRVYEFGKDFRNEGMDRTHQPEFTQLEAYQAYGNYEDGMSLVEELVAAGAEAACGSTVVEWGGRTLDFGRPWERVSYLTILSEAAGRDLSSLEEGPIREACQAHGIEYEGDPTAAVMLDDLFSRIVQPELLDPTFVIDHPKLMSPLAKGKPGSPHLVERYEPIVCGMEVGNGFSELNDPQEQRARFEDQLKRARRDEDTMVLDEPFLCALEHGMPPASGLGLGIDRLAMILSGADQIREVILFPQMRPEKGEE
- a CDS encoding ABC transporter ATP-binding protein, which codes for MVMEARGVRRNFASGEGMLRVLRGVDLRVRPAEIVAVVGPSGSGKSTLLHALGGLDRPDEGEVRLDGQSLWDMAEPDLAAIRNRRIGFVFQFHHLLPDFSARENVSLPCRIAGMRAGEAASRASELLEAVGLSDRADHRPAELSGGEQQRVSMARALANHPTIVLADEPSGNLDVSTRRELHALVDQLRADHGQAFVVATHDAELAQHADRVLKMESGTLHEVAQDQLHAG
- a CDS encoding ABC transporter permease; amino-acid sequence: MSVEWFVASRYLRARGRSRFRSLISLLAVGGVVVGVASAIVVLGVMNGFSKEVRGRIVGTNAHVVLLDPEERGIESPEVVVSAVEEVEGVVAAVPFVYGKVMISTAREAEGAVLRGMDRAAESLVTEVPGSIFPENAELGRRAETDLDELPGIVLGVGLAASLRAGIGETVSVMVPTVRRRGIPRMRSFVVTGLFESGMHEYDSALALTSIESAAEALDSAGRATGILVRVTDMDDAPAIGERIVSEIADPPLWANDWIRQNRQLFLWMRIEKIVGYLLFGVILVVASFLIASTLIMIVLEKTREIGVLMAVGMARRSIRRLFVLEGAAIGGTGTVLGCLTGWLACAGLDRYRLTLPGDVYFIETLPVELWWGDLVIVAMLAFAVSVLSALYPSWRASRLVPAEAIRYE
- the prfB gene encoding peptide chain release factor 2 (programmed frameshift), with product MHDDLGKTLEGFQKRIADLRGFLDLPTREKRIAKLEEQTSAEGFWNDSAKAQRLLREMKRERNWVEQLTSVASRCEELELLLEMAREEADQDSEREAAEGAVALEEDLKALEVRSLFRDEDDRRDGILTVHPGAGGVDSQDWAEMLFRMYLRWAERRGFEVEIVDQSPGEEAGLKSASAIIRGDYAFGYMKVERGVHRLVRISPFDAQSRRHTSFASVYVYPEADEEVAVEINDQDLKWDTYRASGAGGQHVNKTDSAVRITHLPTNTVVTCQAERSQHRNREMAMHILKSRLYALAKEEDDRKRREIEDAKGEISWGNQIRSYVFQPYTMVKDHRLKVETGNVQAVMNGDIDMFIEAALLQGVGTGVAAGEQEGHS